A DNA window from Impatiens glandulifera chromosome 7, dImpGla2.1, whole genome shotgun sequence contains the following coding sequences:
- the LOC124946270 gene encoding uncharacterized mitochondrial protein AtMg00810-like: MSESKPLNTPFSSGSSLSRHDGDTLPEPFLYRSIVGALQYLTHTRPEIAFAVNRVCQFMQSPTTTHWTVVKRILRYLRHTPRHGLLIRPSSSLDIYAFSDSDWAGCPDDRRSTTGYCIFLSDNLISWNSKKQQVVARSSTESEYRTLTHATAELIWLQSLLRKLCISPLQPSTLWC; the protein is encoded by the coding sequence ATGAGTGAATCAAAACCTCTTAATACTCCATTCTCTTCTGGGTCATCTTTATCTCGCCATGATGGCGACACTCTTCCTGAACCATTTTTATATCGCAGCATTGTTGGTGCTCTCCAATATTTGACGCATACTCGTCCTGAAATTGCATTTGCTGTCAACCGTGTCTGCCAATTCATGCAGTCTCCTACCACCACTCATTGGACTGTAGTAAAAAGAATACTCCGATACCTTCGTCATACTCCTCGTCATGGACTTCTCATTCGTCCATCATCTTCTCTCGATATATATGCTTTCTCTGACTCCGACTGGGCTGGTTGTCCGGACGATCGTCGCTCCACAACTGGCTACTGCATATTTCTTAGTGACAATCTTATCTCTTGGAATTCAAAGAAACAGCAAGTTGTTGCTCGGTCTAGTACCGAGTCTGAGTATCGAACTCTAACTCATGCCACTGCTGAACTCATCTGGCTCCAATCCTTGTTACGTAAACTTTGCATCTCCCCACTTCAACCTTCCACTCTATGGTGTTAA
- the LOC124946272 gene encoding F-box protein At5g03100-like, producing the protein MVRNKQPTNEDGKSGETSKQIAREGVDYISHMPREVMHHILLFLPFEYWIILGMVSKQWQYLMYETPTFILDENEIVSKMTRQIRGVLHEEQPRSEWLDEGKQRFAEFVNRILIYHSGCLITFTRLSLQYEPRTIYSLNVNNWVHFLMTRDIEKLELKFSSTPILYYELEGLAVRRTRTAQTFQLPRHPFEPKFTSFFLNFCKLEASRFGSFMNLKVLYLTDVKILDRSIGQFVSKCPVLEDLYLERCSVTERFFVCKQDLKIKHLILLNCMTEYWQMFAIDITVPHLMNLVIIGRYLMNSTIRNATNLEDCSIDINQGFSDNEQGNFLAMIMINLRSCKTLALSSWCIQVLPTLDIGLSQQLHGSFTNLTNLRLTVGYVKQELPGIVLLLQSCPCLEKLMLDIYTAKDIDWLMIVNDMFEGYEPEVFHFEEDNYLENQTRDILCLQRSLKVLQIYGFMGRNQEIHLVEFLLRNALVLENLVIYNDFPDECGTRESAPSLRELDQRRTLQALLDLPRASSVVQVSVEKIRVFDE; encoded by the exons ATGGTGAGAAACAAACAACCAACCAATGAAGATGGCAAAAGTGGAGAAACATCAAAACAAATTGCACGAGAAGGGGTTGACTACATAAGTCACATGCCGAGGGAAGTTATGCATCACATACTCTTATTTTTGCCTTTTGAGTATTGGATAATTTTGGGCATGGTTTCAAAACAATGGCAATATCTTATGTATGAAACTCCAACTTTTATTCTCGATGAGAATGAAATTGTTTCAAAAATGACAAGACAAATTCGCGGTGTATTACATGAAGAGCAACCTCGAAGTGAATGGCTTGATGAGGGCAAACAAAGATTTGCAGAGTTTGTGAACCGCATTTTAATATATCACTCTGGTTGTCTCATAACCTTTACACGATTATCGCTTCAATATGAACCTAGAACAATATATTCCTTAAATGTTAACAATTGGGTTCACTTTTTGATGACAAGAGACATAGAGAAGCTTGAGTTGAAATTCTCATCAACACCAATCTTGTACTATGAACTAGAAGGTTTGGCAGTGAGGCGCACAAGAACAGCACAGACTTTTCAACTTCCTCGTCACCCTTTTGAGCCCAAATTTACAAGTTTCTTTTTGAACTTCTGCAAACTTGAAGCATCTAGATTTGGCTCTTTTATGAACTTAAAAGTTCTATATTTGACAGATGTGAAGATTCTAGACCGTTCTATTGGACAATTTGTTTCAAAATGTCCAGTCCTCGAAGATTTATACTTGGAGAGATGCTCTGTAACCGAGAGATTTTTCGTTTGTAAACAAGATCTGAAAATCAAACATTTGATCTTGCTCAATTGTATGACAGAATATTGGCAAATGTTTGCGATTGACATAACTGTTCCACATTTGATGAACCTGGTGATCATAGGAAGATATCTCATGAATTCAACCATAAGAAATGCAACCAATCTGGAAGACTGCTCAATCGACATCAATCAAGGGTTTTCAGATAATGAACAGGGAAACTTTCTAGCTATGATTATGATAAATTTAAGAAGTTGCAAGACTCTAGCTTTAAGTAGCTGGTGCATTCAG GTTCTTCCAACGTTAGATATTGGATTAAGTCAACAACTGCACGGTTCATTTACGAATTTGACAAACTTAAGGTTAACTGTCGGTTATGTGAAACAAGAACTACCTGGAATAGTCCTGTTATTGCAAAGTTGTCCTTGTCTTGAGAAATTGATGTTGGACATTTATACAGCCAAAGACATCGATTGG CTGATGATTGTTAATGACATGTTTGAGGGATATGAACCGGAAGTTTTTCATTTCGAAGAGGATAACTATCTTGAGAATCAGACTCGAGATATCCTTTGTCTGCAAAGAAGCCTCAAGGTTCTTCAAATTTACGGGTTCATGGGACGAAACCAGGAGATACATCTAGTAGAGTTCCTACTCCGTAATGCACTAGTGTTGGAGAATCTAGTCATATACAATGATTTTCCAGATGAATGTGGAACTCGAGAATCAGCCCCGAGTCTTCGTGAGTTGGACCAGCGACGCACGTTGCAAGCACTGCTGGATTTACCGAGGGCATCTTCTGTTGTTCAAGTTTCTGTGGAAAAAATCAGAGTTTTCGATGAGTAG
- the LOC124946271 gene encoding putative F-box/LRR-repeat protein At5g38386, whose product MTDEIRRALCKHNKDNPSLTQKQLQNEFIVTMMMRNKSPTNEEDKSGKTSKEIAREGVDYISQVPREILHHILSFLPFKHWIILGMVSKQWQDLLRETPILIFDENEIVSKMRRQVRSVLHEEHPRSDGLDECKQRFAGFVNHVMLHHSSCLIIKYARLSLQYEPTTRYASNVNSWVHFLMTRDIEMLELNFSSTPNMYCNLGIIAARRTRTAQTFELPHQPFEPKFTSFILSFCKLKAFKFGCFMNLKVLYLKDVDILDSSIGQLVSKCPVLEDLYLEGCSVTEKFFVCKQDLKIKHLNLLNCLTEKWQSYMIDISVPQLTNLLIKGRYLRSSAIRNATNLVDCSIDFDMQFSYMEQGNFLALMMINLRNCKTLALSSWCIQNLPILDIELRRQLHGSFTNLTSLRFAVGYVKKELPGIVMLLQSCPCLESLMLEINHKAKDIFFFRFVNNTFEPYLPEAFRFDNYLESLTRDIFCLQNSLKVLKIYGLMGRNEVIHLLEFLLRKALVLENLVIYHDLPEECGTRESAPSIRELHKRRTLQALRDLPRASSVVQVSVEKVEFWDD is encoded by the exons ATGACAGACGAGATTCGAAGAGCATTATGCAAGCACAATAAGGATAATCCAAGCCTTACTCAAAAGCAATTGCAAAATGAGTTCATAGTAACTATG atgaTGAGAAACAAAAGTCCAACCAATGAAGAAGACAAAAGTGGAAAAACATCAAAAGAGATTGCACGAGAAGGGGTTGATTACATAAGTCAAGTGCCGAGAGAAATTCTGCATCACATACTCTCATTTCTTCCTTTTAAGCACTGGATAATTTTGGGCATGGTTTCAAAACAATGGCAAGATCTTTTGCGTGAAACTCCAATTTTGATTTTCGACGAAAATGAAATTGTTTCGAAAATGAGAAGACAAGTTCGCAGTGTATTACATGAAGAGCACCCTCGAAGTGATGGGCTAGATGAGTGCAAACAGAGATTTGCAGGGTTTGTGAACCACGTTATGTTACATCACTCTAGTTGTCTCATTATAAAATATGCACGATTATCACTTCAATATGAACCTACAACAAGATATGCCTCAAATGTTAATAGTTGGGTTCACTTTTTGATGACAAGAGATATAGAGATGCTCGAGTTGAACTTTTCATCAACACCAAACATGTACTGTAATCTAGGCATTATTGCAGCGAGGCGCACAAGAACAGCACAAACTTTTGAACTTCCTCATCAGCCTTTTGAGCCCAAATTTACAAGTTTCATTTTGAGCTTCTGCAAACTTAAAGCATTTAAATTTGGATGTTTCATGAACTTAAAAGTGCTATATTTGAAAGATGTGGACATTCTAGACAGTTCTATTGGACAACTAGTTTCAAAATGTCCAGTCCTCGAAGATTTATACTTGGAGGGGTGCTCTGTAACCGAGAAATTCTTTGTTTGTAAACAAGATCTGAAAATCAAGCATTTGAATTTGCTGAATTGTTTGACAGAAAAGTGGCAAAGTTATATGATTGACATATCTGTTCCACAATTGACGAACCTGTTGATCAAAGGAAGATACCTCAGGAGTTCAGCCATAAGAAATGCAACCAATTTGGTAGACTGCTCAATCGACTTTGACATGCAATTTTCATATATGGAACAGGGAAATTTTCTAGCTTTGATGatgataaatttaagaaattgcAAGACTCTAGCTTTAAGTAGCTGGTGTATTCAG AATCTTCCAATATTAGATATTGAATTACGTCGACAACTACATGGTTCATTCACTAATTTGACAAGCTTAAGGTTTGCTGTCGGTTATGTGAAAAAAGAACTACCTGGAATAGTCATGTTATTGCAGAGTTGTCCTTGTCTTGAGAGCTTGATGTTGGAGATTAATCATAAGGCTAAAGACATCTTTTTT TTCAGGTTTGTTAATAACACGTTTGAGCCATATCTACCGGAAGCTTTTCGCTTCGATAACTATCTTGAGAGTCTGACTCGAGACATCTTTTGTCTACAAAACAGCCTCAAGGTTCTTAAAATATACGGGCTGATGGGACGAAACGAGGTGATACATCTATTAGAATTTCTACTCAGAAAGGCACTAGTGTTGGAGAATTTAGTCATATACCATGATTTGCCAGAAGAATGTGGAACTCGAGAATCAGCCCCGAGTATTCGTGAGTTGCACAAGAGACGCACATTGCAAGCACTAAGGGATTTACCAAGGGCATCTTCTGTTGTTCAAGTTTCTGTGGAAAAAGTTGAGTTTTGGGATGATTAG